From one Catenulispora sp. GP43 genomic stretch:
- a CDS encoding GNAT family N-acetyltransferase: MSITIRDIDPTGEDTVATLLPLFRAGMAADAPLHPEPSATFVRWLIAPRVDWHITCLVAYDGDRPVGCGHLSHDVVVNPDLVFGDMWSTEPDRAEIAAALLDAYREQTRSRGATRLVLDGIEHSGYEPHYAAAGGRVLDTDIRRQLDLATIDRSQYTNWAEPSEKNAHYRIELWKVPTPEHLLGPMVDANEAMRDAPHGDLEFEHPPPDPDRRRRFETTSLGTGAQMHIIAALAEDGEMAGFHELIVFPDLRMANIGNTGVPAKFRGHGLGLRLKAAMTLHLLEHQPHVELISTWNNADNAPMVRVNEAMGFEIAETWNAWQFDV, from the coding sequence ATGAGTATCACGATCCGGGACATCGACCCCACCGGCGAGGACACAGTCGCCACACTGCTCCCGCTGTTCCGCGCCGGTATGGCCGCGGACGCGCCACTGCATCCCGAGCCCAGCGCGACCTTCGTGCGCTGGCTCATCGCCCCGCGAGTCGACTGGCACATCACCTGCCTGGTCGCCTACGACGGAGACCGCCCGGTCGGCTGCGGCCACCTGAGCCACGACGTCGTCGTCAATCCGGACCTGGTCTTCGGCGACATGTGGAGCACCGAGCCGGACCGGGCCGAGATCGCCGCGGCACTCCTGGACGCCTACCGGGAGCAGACCCGGAGCCGGGGCGCCACGCGGCTGGTGCTGGACGGCATCGAGCACTCCGGCTACGAGCCGCACTACGCCGCGGCCGGCGGCCGGGTGCTGGACACCGACATCCGCCGCCAGCTGGACCTGGCCACGATAGACCGCTCGCAGTACACGAACTGGGCCGAACCGTCGGAGAAGAACGCGCACTACCGGATCGAGCTCTGGAAGGTACCGACGCCGGAGCACCTGCTGGGCCCGATGGTCGACGCGAACGAGGCCATGCGCGACGCCCCGCACGGCGACCTCGAGTTCGAGCACCCGCCGCCGGACCCGGACCGCCGGCGGAGGTTCGAGACCACGTCGCTGGGCACGGGCGCGCAGATGCACATCATCGCGGCGCTCGCCGAGGACGGCGAGATGGCCGGGTTCCACGAGCTGATCGTCTTCCCGGACCTGCGGATGGCCAACATCGGCAACACCGGCGTCCCGGCGAAGTTCCGCGGCCACGGCCTGGGCCTGCGGTTGAAGGCGGCGATGACCCTGCACCTGCTGGAGCACCAGCCGCACGTCGAGCTGATCTCGACCTGGAACAACGCGGACAACGCGCCGATGGTCCGGGTGAACGAGGCCATGGGCTTCGAGATCGCCGAGACCTGGAACGCCTGGCAGTTCGACGTCTGA
- the leuA gene encoding 2-isopropylmalate synthase — protein MRVQPQQPSGMPIHKYVPFRFANIGNSAPVELPDRSWPTKVIDQAPRWCAVDLRDGNQALIDPMSPARKLKMFELLVAMGYKEIEVGFPAASQTDFDFVRQIIEEDRIPGDVVIQVLTQAREELIERTFESVRGAKQAIVHLYNSTSTLQRRVVFGQDTAGITQIAVNGAKLCQKFHDAMPARPDGTRTEIYFEYSPESYTGTELEYAVEVCNAVTEVWQPTPDRKVIINLPATVEMATPNVYADSIEWMHRNLERRDSIVLSLHPHNDRGTAVAAAELGYQAGADRIEGCLFGNGERTGNVCLVTLGLNLFSQGVDPQIDFSDIDEVRRTVEYCNQLPVHPRHPYGGDLVYTAFSGSHQDAIKKGFEHLERDAAAAGKTVDEIVWAVPYLPIDPKDVGRTYEAVIRVNSQSGKGGVAYILKTEHQLDLPRRAQIEFSQVIQAKTDAEGGEVTPEEIWNAFVDEYLPNPSAPWGRIRLEGHHASSANEGKDRLTVDLTVDGAATQLEGAGNGPIDAFTNLLAGVGIDVRVLDYVEHALTSGEDAKAASYVECAIGSRVLWGVGIDANIVTASLKAIISAVNRAYR, from the coding sequence ATGCGAGTACAGCCGCAGCAGCCCTCCGGAATGCCGATCCACAAGTACGTTCCTTTTCGCTTTGCGAATATCGGGAACAGCGCTCCCGTCGAGCTGCCTGACCGTAGCTGGCCCACGAAGGTGATCGACCAGGCCCCGCGCTGGTGTGCCGTGGACCTGCGCGACGGCAACCAGGCGCTGATCGACCCGATGTCCCCGGCCCGCAAGCTGAAGATGTTCGAGCTGCTGGTGGCCATGGGCTACAAGGAGATCGAGGTCGGCTTCCCGGCCGCCTCGCAGACCGACTTCGACTTCGTGCGGCAGATCATCGAGGAGGACCGGATCCCCGGCGACGTGGTGATCCAGGTCCTGACCCAGGCCCGCGAGGAGCTGATCGAGCGGACCTTCGAGTCCGTGCGCGGCGCCAAGCAGGCCATCGTGCACCTGTACAACTCCACCTCCACGCTCCAGCGCCGGGTGGTCTTCGGCCAGGACACCGCCGGCATCACGCAGATCGCGGTGAACGGCGCCAAGCTGTGCCAGAAGTTCCACGACGCGATGCCCGCGCGCCCCGACGGCACCCGCACCGAGATCTACTTCGAGTACTCGCCGGAGTCCTACACCGGCACCGAGCTGGAGTACGCCGTCGAGGTCTGCAACGCGGTCACCGAGGTCTGGCAGCCCACCCCGGACCGCAAGGTGATCATCAACCTGCCGGCCACCGTGGAGATGGCCACGCCCAACGTCTACGCCGACTCCATCGAGTGGATGCACCGCAACCTGGAGCGGCGCGACTCCATCGTGCTGTCGCTGCACCCGCACAACGACCGCGGCACCGCGGTGGCCGCCGCCGAGCTGGGCTACCAGGCCGGCGCCGACCGCATCGAGGGCTGCCTGTTCGGCAACGGCGAGCGCACCGGCAACGTGTGCCTGGTGACGCTGGGCCTGAACCTGTTCTCCCAGGGCGTGGACCCGCAGATCGACTTCTCCGACATCGACGAGGTGCGGCGCACCGTCGAGTACTGCAACCAGCTGCCGGTGCACCCGCGCCACCCCTACGGCGGCGACCTGGTCTACACCGCCTTCTCCGGCTCCCACCAGGACGCCATCAAGAAGGGCTTCGAGCACCTGGAGCGGGACGCCGCGGCGGCCGGCAAGACCGTGGACGAGATCGTCTGGGCCGTGCCGTACCTGCCGATCGACCCCAAGGACGTGGGCCGCACGTACGAGGCCGTGATCCGGGTCAACTCCCAGTCCGGCAAGGGCGGCGTGGCCTACATCCTGAAGACCGAGCACCAGCTGGACCTGCCGCGGCGCGCGCAGATCGAGTTCTCGCAGGTCATCCAGGCCAAGACCGACGCCGAGGGCGGCGAGGTCACGCCGGAGGAGATCTGGAACGCCTTCGTCGACGAGTACCTGCCGAACCCCTCCGCTCCTTGGGGCCGGATCCGCCTGGAGGGCCACCACGCCTCCTCGGCGAACGAGGGCAAGGACCGGCTGACCGTCGACCTGACGGTGGACGGCGCCGCCACCCAGCTGGAGGGCGCGGGCAACGGCCCGATCGACGCGTTCACCAACCTGCTGGCCGGGGTCGGCATCGACGTGCGGGTGCTGGACTACGTCGAGCACGCGCTGACCTCCGGCGAGGATGCCAAGGCGGCGTCATACGTGGAGTGTGCGATCGGCAGCCGGGTGCTGTGGGGCGTCGGCATCGATGCCAACATCGTGACGGCATCGCTGAAGGCCATCATCTCGGCGGTGAACCGGGCTTACCGCTGA
- a CDS encoding M4 family metallopeptidase, producing MTSAPSPAFCGIVPPHLLSRLAGSGLHVADAARRTLTADIRHRLTRGAVPWVGERHLAPPTIVERRDDRAIYDDHDTEHLPGSQVRAEGEPTTGDQCADEAYDGLGATFDFYLKVYDRWSVDGQGLPLKGTVHYGVQYDNAFWNGSQMVFGDGDGAVFGRFTGAVDVIGHELTHGVTQYTANLVYNGQSGALNESVSDCFGSMVKQYQLGQDAAEADWLIGAGLFLPAVQGVALRSMKDPGTAYDDPHLGKDPQPAAMSGYVDTTDDDGGVHINSGIPNRAFYLAATDIGGTSWEGAGAVWYDVITSPALPAASTFATFGTATVHAAESRFGPGSRQASAVAAAWREVGVSVHA from the coding sequence ATGACCAGCGCTCCAAGCCCAGCGTTCTGCGGCATCGTCCCCCCGCACCTGCTGTCCCGGCTGGCCGGCTCCGGCCTGCACGTCGCCGACGCCGCGCGCCGGACGCTGACCGCCGACATCCGGCACCGTCTCACCCGCGGCGCCGTCCCCTGGGTCGGCGAGCGGCACCTGGCACCGCCGACGATCGTGGAGCGCCGCGACGACCGCGCGATCTACGACGACCACGACACCGAGCACCTGCCCGGCTCCCAGGTGCGGGCCGAAGGGGAGCCGACCACCGGCGACCAGTGCGCGGACGAGGCCTATGACGGCCTGGGCGCGACGTTCGACTTCTATCTGAAGGTCTACGACCGCTGGTCCGTGGACGGCCAGGGCTTGCCCCTGAAGGGCACGGTCCACTACGGCGTGCAGTACGACAACGCCTTCTGGAACGGCTCGCAGATGGTGTTCGGCGACGGCGACGGCGCGGTGTTCGGCCGCTTCACCGGCGCGGTCGACGTCATCGGCCACGAACTCACCCACGGCGTGACCCAGTACACCGCGAACCTCGTCTACAACGGCCAGTCCGGCGCGCTGAACGAGTCGGTGTCCGACTGCTTCGGCTCGATGGTCAAGCAGTACCAGCTCGGCCAGGACGCGGCCGAGGCCGACTGGCTGATCGGCGCGGGGCTGTTCCTGCCCGCGGTCCAGGGTGTGGCGCTGCGCTCGATGAAGGACCCGGGGACCGCCTACGACGACCCGCACCTGGGCAAGGACCCACAGCCGGCCGCGATGTCCGGCTACGTCGACACCACCGACGACGACGGCGGCGTGCACATCAACTCCGGCATCCCCAACCGCGCGTTCTACCTGGCGGCCACCGACATCGGCGGGACGTCCTGGGAGGGGGCCGGCGCGGTCTGGTACGACGTCATCACCTCCCCCGCGCTCCCGGCTGCGTCGACGTTCGCGACCTTCGGGACCGCGACCGTGCACGCCGCCGAGTCCCGGTTCGGGCCCGGGTCGCGGCAGGCGTCCGCGGTGGCCGCGGCGTGGCGGGAGGTCGGGGTGTCGGTACATGCGTGA